In one Planctomycetota bacterium genomic region, the following are encoded:
- a CDS encoding diguanylate cyclase, translating into MNSDTDSLFIGSNSIDILNHLAYGVYCTDINRKITYWSKGLERLTGVKSSDTVGKFCNTEFFKIFDDNDDNPCHKGRCLLNEAVKTGLIHKREYMLQSKNGYKFPITLSVAPVKDFNREVKNLVALIRVSTSRMAGLKNDRELKRMAFTDGLTGIGNRRFTEMQLSSRLDDLRTYDWPFGILFIDIDRFKTINDKYGHHVGDEVLKTVANKISSNLRPYDFLGRWGGEEFIAIVNNFAKDRLFHIADRLRFVIERSDFFVDSETISLTVSIGATFGKINDTVVSLVCRADKLMYMGKLPDEIRFQSTVMSLAKARQIFACNNGFPCCN; encoded by the coding sequence ATGAATTCAGATACAGACAGTCTCTTTATAGGTTCTAACAGTATAGATATTTTAAACCATCTTGCCTATGGAGTTTATTGCACTGATATAAACCGTAAAATAACTTATTGGAGCAAGGGATTAGAGCGTTTGACCGGAGTCAAAAGTTCTGATACGGTCGGTAAATTCTGCAACACGGAGTTTTTTAAGATTTTTGATGATAATGATGATAATCCATGCCATAAAGGTAGATGCTTGTTAAACGAAGCGGTTAAGACTGGTTTAATCCATAAACGGGAATATATGTTGCAAAGCAAAAACGGTTATAAGTTCCCGATTACTTTAAGCGTTGCTCCCGTTAAGGATTTTAATCGGGAGGTGAAAAATCTTGTTGCGCTTATCAGGGTCAGCACTTCGCGCATGGCCGGATTAAAAAATGACAGAGAGTTAAAAAGAATGGCTTTTACCGATGGGCTTACCGGGATAGGTAACCGTCGTTTTACCGAAATGCAGTTGAGTAGCCGGCTGGATGATTTGAGAACTTATGACTGGCCATTTGGTATTCTTTTTATTGATATCGACCGTTTCAAAACGATTAATGATAAATACGGACACCATGTAGGGGATGAAGTGCTCAAAACAGTGGCCAATAAGATTTCGAGTAATTTGCGCCCGTATGATTTTTTAGGAAGATGGGGAGGCGAGGAGTTCATCGCCATAGTGAATAATTTTGCCAAGGATAGACTGTTTCATATCGCAGACAGGTTGCGTTTTGTGATCGAACGTTCTGATTTCTTTGTCGATTCGGAAACGATAAGTCTAACGGTCTCAATCGGAGCGACTTTTGGTAAGATAAATGATACTGTGGTCAGTTTGGTCTGCAGGGCTGATAAGCTCATGTATATGGGGAAGTTGCCGGACGAAATCAGGTTTCAATCAACGGTGATGTCGCTAGCGAAAGCACGCCAAATCTTTGCTTGTAATAATGGGTTCCCCTGCTGCAATTAA
- a CDS encoding YbhB/YbcL family Raf kinase inhibitor-like protein, which produces MLANDKFIEAAQGFHLVNGTEKDAEKFRVPPDTKKCGIVIVDPFGDELAMGRIYDPDAPENLALAIISKALKIYDSEISWLDSVEKGIAKAKKRDKPVLVFMADDKKPSQQTLQALNSRELMRLRKYFVFVKIAHDKESEDAKKWSASSAPYIVILNPFEESGKDPMKKISGQKNGKTLQKTLEEAKKAYDQIKEKRAKTEQVFALNSSSFEDGEMIPNRHFKGENSPSPNMSWPETEGAKSYAIICANSETIDNLAWITWVIFNIPEKTNALPENISKGAEPNEVKGAKQGVNNLGSTGYAGLIATSGRGSQECYFTLYALDTILELKAGIKAAELLKAMEGHIIKQSTLVGLYKNN; this is translated from the coding sequence GTGCTGGCAAACGACAAATTCATCGAAGCCGCCCAAGGTTTCCATTTAGTCAACGGCACTGAAAAAGACGCGGAGAAATTCAGGGTTCCCCCTGACACGAAAAAATGCGGCATTGTCATAGTCGATCCCTTCGGCGACGAACTGGCCATGGGCAGGATATACGACCCCGACGCCCCGGAAAACCTGGCACTGGCAATCATCAGCAAGGCACTTAAGATTTATGATTCCGAAATAAGCTGGCTGGATTCCGTCGAAAAGGGAATCGCCAAGGCGAAAAAGAGGGATAAGCCGGTCCTGGTTTTCATGGCCGACGATAAAAAGCCCTCCCAGCAAACCCTGCAAGCGCTGAACAGCCGCGAACTGATGCGCTTGCGGAAATATTTTGTATTTGTCAAAATAGCACATGACAAAGAATCTGAAGATGCGAAGAAATGGTCGGCGTCATCCGCCCCGTATATTGTCATCCTCAACCCTTTTGAAGAATCAGGCAAAGACCCGATGAAAAAGATATCCGGGCAAAAAAACGGCAAAACACTCCAGAAGACACTGGAGGAAGCAAAAAAAGCCTATGACCAGATAAAGGAAAAAAGGGCCAAAACAGAGCAGGTTTTCGCTCTCAACAGCTCATCATTCGAGGACGGGGAAATGATTCCCAACAGGCATTTTAAAGGCGAAAACAGCCCCTCGCCGAATATGTCCTGGCCGGAAACGGAAGGCGCCAAATCTTACGCGATTATCTGCGCCAATTCCGAAACAATCGATAACCTCGCCTGGATAACCTGGGTGATTTTTAACATCCCGGAAAAAACAAACGCGCTACCGGAAAATATCTCGAAAGGCGCCGAACCGAATGAAGTCAAGGGCGCCAAACAAGGCGTTAATAACCTCGGCAGCACCGGATACGCCGGCCTGATAGCCACCAGCGGACGGGGAAGCCAAGAATGTTATTTTACGCTTTACGCGCTTGATACGATACTTGAATTAAAAGCCGGGATAAAAGCCGCGGAATTGCTGAAGGCCATGGAAGGCCATATTATCAAACAATCCACGCTGGTCGGGCTCTATAAGAATAATTAA
- a CDS encoding manganese efflux pump → MDFITIFLIALGLSMDALAVSITNGIIIKNVKIIHAFRIALFFGLFQSFMPVVGWLAGLGLKGFISGMDHWIAFGLLAIIGGKMIYESFKLDAGKDKNESLNTYMLLILSVATSIDALAVGFTLAFLNVVLILPVAIIGLVTFGLSFMGVYAGNKFGALLGNRMEIIGGLILIGIGLKILIQHLFYA, encoded by the coding sequence ATGGATTTTATCACCATCTTTTTAATTGCGCTCGGGCTTTCGATGGACGCGCTGGCGGTTTCCATCACCAACGGAATCATTATAAAGAATGTCAAAATAATCCATGCCTTCAGGATTGCCCTGTTCTTCGGTTTATTCCAGTCTTTTATGCCGGTCGTCGGCTGGCTTGCCGGATTGGGATTAAAGGGATTCATCTCCGGCATGGACCACTGGATTGCTTTCGGGCTTTTGGCGATAATCGGCGGCAAGATGATTTACGAATCGTTCAAACTGGACGCGGGCAAAGATAAAAACGAATCGCTTAACACCTATATGCTCCTGATTTTATCCGTGGCGACGAGCATAGACGCCCTGGCAGTCGGCTTCACGCTGGCATTTTTAAATGTCGTGCTGATATTGCCTGTGGCGATTATCGGACTCGTCACCTTCGGGCTTTCCTTTATGGGCGTTTACGCCGGGAATAAGTTCGGTGCGCTTTTAGGAAACCGGATGGAAATCATCGGCGGATTAATCCTAATCGGAATCGGGCTGAAGATATTAATCCAGCATCTCTTTTACGCGTAA
- a CDS encoding helix-turn-helix domain-containing protein — protein sequence MPRRCIFIQLDKSGIASLQHFMSRMAGEGNYHARKRAQAVWFSHEFHTVERIAEELQTSSRSVYQWLKLYKEKGLAGFTYPVRSRKLTAQQIDEIMSVSGWSTYMIKRRASTEGWPSRKIAKWIKDNWKINISHERIRQIVNKKLRGD from the coding sequence ATGCCAAGAAGATGTATTTTCATCCAGCTGGATAAATCCGGGATTGCCTCGCTCCAGCATTTTATGTCCCGCATGGCAGGCGAAGGCAACTACCACGCACGGAAACGCGCCCAGGCAGTCTGGTTTTCCCACGAATTCCATACCGTGGAACGAATCGCCGAAGAATTGCAAACCTCTTCCCGCTCGGTTTACCAATGGCTCAAGCTATATAAAGAAAAAGGGCTTGCCGGATTCACTTATCCCGTCCGTTCCAGGAAATTAACCGCCCAACAGATTGACGAAATTATGTCCGTGAGCGGATGGTCGACATATATGATAAAAAGAAGGGCATCCACCGAAGGCTGGCCATCCCGTAAAATCGCCAAATGGATAAAAGATAACTGGAAAATAAATATATCGCATGAAAGGATAAGGCAGATTGTCAATAAGAAATTAAGAGGCGATTAA
- a CDS encoding DUF4395 domain-containing protein, with translation MNVACPISGKLGNERVARLNAFMVLAALAAFIFTKEEIIVYAAAADFLIRGFINPKYSPLSITSSFILKLLRVKPRMEDMARKVFAAKIGTFFCVIMAVFLLADMQTASFITAGAVMFFAALESFFGFCVACKLYPLICHTSN, from the coding sequence ATGAATGTTGCCTGCCCGATATCCGGGAAGCTGGGGAATGAAAGGGTCGCCCGGCTTAACGCCTTTATGGTTTTGGCCGCGCTGGCGGCGTTTATCTTTACAAAAGAGGAGATAATCGTTTATGCCGCCGCGGCGGATTTCCTTATCCGCGGTTTTATCAATCCGAAATACAGCCCGTTAAGCATCACCAGTTCTTTTATCCTGAAGCTTTTAAGAGTAAAGCCGCGGATGGAGGATATGGCGCGCAAGGTGTTCGCGGCAAAGATAGGCACCTTCTTTTGCGTTATCATGGCGGTTTTTTTGCTGGCGGATATGCAAACGGCTTCGTTTATAACGGCAGGCGCGGTGATGTTCTTCGCGGCGTTAGAGTCGTTTTTCGGATTCTGCGTCGCCTGCAAACTTTATCCTTTGATATGCCATACTTCAAATTAA